In Paenibacillus sonchi, a single genomic region encodes these proteins:
- a CDS encoding flavodoxin produces the protein MAKVLVAYASLTGNTEEIAELIVEGIRQAGGEAVLKSVTDCNADEIKAYEGVLLGAYTWGDGELPDEFLDFYEEMDELDLTACKAAAFGSGDTGYEIYCGAVNQIEEKLRERGAEIVQESLKIEYGPNAAEKETCRSFGRQFIETCAAVS, from the coding sequence ATGGCTAAGGTACTTGTGGCATATGCCAGCTTGACTGGCAACACGGAAGAAATCGCTGAACTGATTGTGGAAGGCATTCGCCAGGCAGGCGGTGAAGCTGTGCTGAAATCGGTCACGGACTGCAATGCGGATGAGATCAAAGCCTATGAGGGTGTGCTGCTGGGCGCATATACCTGGGGAGACGGCGAGCTGCCGGATGAATTCCTGGATTTCTACGAAGAGATGGATGAGCTGGATCTGACAGCCTGCAAGGCAGCAGCCTTCGGCAGTGGAGATACCGGCTATGAAATATACTGCGGCGCCGTGAATCAGATCGAAGAGAAGCTGCGGGAGCGCGGGGCGGAGATTGTCCAGGAAAGTCTGAAGATTGAATACGGGCCCAATGCTGCGGAAAAAGAAACCTGCCGCAGCTTTGGCCGCCAATTCATCGAAACCTGCGCGGCGGTATCCTGA